Proteins encoded in a region of the Phoenix dactylifera cultivar Barhee BC4 chromosome 3, palm_55x_up_171113_PBpolish2nd_filt_p, whole genome shotgun sequence genome:
- the LOC103716493 gene encoding kinesin-like protein KIN-10C: MANPAANSQSSMGHVSSNTFSSQVRVVLRVRPFLPSEITSKEKSPIPCITLLDLDNRIGKEVTVHIKDQWTSRNECYNLDSFFGQEDRVGHIFQREVSTVIPGIFQGLHATVFAYGATGSGKTYTMEGTKDEPGLIPLAMSTILSSCKNAQGSVEIAYYEIYMERCYDLLEPKAKEIMTLDDKEGRLQMKGLSWAPVHSMDEFCDVFSTGVQRRKVAHTGLNDVSSRSHAVLAIAVTNGAVKGKLNLIDLAGNEDNRRTCNEGIRLQESAKINQSLFALSNVIYALNNNEPRIPYRDSKLTRILQDSLGGTSHALMIACLNPASYQEAVHTVSLAARSRQIVNYVGSANKKETPKVKVDMEAKLRAWLESKGKNKRIQRMNGSCSPFLGKTPTSIRYLKQPGSVRSSAKVKTTDRKLFDSGAPISTTKKVYAHHQPDDALFTDMNALTNLHSFLHQRNIFSSVLAANDASLLKQKIGPFEVDEVVQHDIRLDSSSCVLKDEICQGCTHALLDRDQEKTSENLHSCGASYSKEHDDGLLNYCSSLHAYENSDTYMATQDDGERLEPSKAVPLSLNGANDDKREKSTNDAKFFRTFDLPGTPFNEENLHLPSINNVGSPATTERIRELQNSPRKVLSPISSNIGPVKHLSSDDRVCLILLDPKTPKSACEKDEVGIFGTPLDKFNALSSNLKESLLQEYLAFLNIASKEELMQLKGIGQKRAEYILELREHTPRPLKSLSDLEKIGLSCKQVNDMFRRAARGIFN; encoded by the exons ATGGCAAATCCAGCAGCAAATTCGCAATCTTCCATGGGACACGTCTCGTCAAATACGTTCTCATCCCAAGTCAGAGTTGTGCTGCGAGTGCGTCCTTTTCTTCCTTCGGAGATCACGTCCAAGGAGAAGAGCCCGATCCCATGCATCACTCTGCTCGACCTGGATAATCGTATCGGTAAGGAAGTCACCGTTCACATCAAAGACCAATGGACAAG CCGAAACGAGTGCTACAATTTAGATTCATTCTTTGGGCAAGAGGACCGCGTGGGTCATATCTTCCAGAGGGAGGTCAGTACTGTGATCCCGGGAATCTTTCAAGGATTACATGCTACTGTCTTTGCTTATGGGGCAACAGGAAGTGGAAAGACCTACACAATGGAG GGGACGAAGGACGAACCCGGCCTAATTCCCTTGGCCATGTCAACCATTCTCTCTTCGTGCAAGAACGCACAAGGCTCCGTGGAGATCGCGTACTATGAAATTTACATGGAACGGTGTTATGATTTGTTAGAGCCTAAGGCGAAGGAGATCATGACTCTCGATGACAAGGAGGGAAGGCTTCAAATGAAGGGACTTTCTTGG GCCCCCGTGCACTCGATGGATGAGTTCTGTGATGTCTTTTCTACCGGTGTCCAAAGGAGAAAAGTAGCACACACAGGTCTTAATGATGTTTCTAGCAGAAGCCATGCAGTGCTTGCCATCGCTGTTACGAACGGTGCTGTTAAGGGGAAGCTTAATCTCATAGATTTGGCAG GTAatgaagataacagaagaaCCTGCAATGAAGGAATCCGCCTACAAGAGAGTGCAAAGATTAATCAGTCTTTATTTGCTCTATCGAACGTCATATATGCTCTCAACAACAACGAGCCACGGATTCCCTACCGAGACAGCAAATTGACAAGGATACTGCAGGATTCACTGGGAGGGACGAGTCATGCTCTGATGATCGCTTGTCTC AATCCGGCGTCGTACCAAGAAGCTGTCCACACCGTCAGCTTGGCTGCTCGCTCTCGCCAGATTGTAAACTATGTGGGTTCTGCCAACAAAAAGGAGACTCCAAAGGTGAAAGTTGATATGGAGGCAAAGCTTCGAGCCTGGCTTGAATCTAAAGGCAAGAACAAGAGAATTCAAAGAATGAATGGCTCTTGTTCTCCGTTTTTGGGCAAAACTCCAACCTCTATTCGCTATCTAAAGCAACCAGGATCAGTTCGGTCTTCGGCGAAAGTAAAGACTACTGATAG GAAGCTATTTGATTCAGGGGCTCCTATTTCAACTACCAAGAAAGTATATGCTCATCATCAACCAGATGACGCATTATTCACAGACATGAATGCTCTCACTAATTTACATTCATTTTTGCATCAGAGAAACATATTTTCAAGTGTTCTTGCTGCAAAtgatgcatcactcttgaagcAA AAAATAGGTCCATTTGAAGTAGATGAAGTAGTCCAGCATGACATCAGGCTTGACAGCTCTTCATGCGTTTTAAAGGATGAGATCTGTCAAGGTTGTACACATGCTTTGCTCGACAGGGATCAAGAAAAGACATCTGAG AATTTACACTCATGCGGAGCTAGCTATTCTAAAGAACATGATGATGGTCTGCTAAATTATTGTTCATCGCTTCACGCATATGAGAACTCTGACACATATATGGCAACTCAAGATGACGGCGAACGGTTAGAGCCATCTAAG GCTGTACCATTGTCCCTCAATGGAGCCAATGATGATAAGAGAGAGAAGAGTACCAATGATGCTAAGTTTTTCAGGACATTCGATCTACCTG GAACCCCTTTTAACGAGGAGAATTTACATCTTCCTTCTATAAATAATGTGGGATCACCAGCAACCACTGAAAGGATCAGAGAATTGCAGAATTCTCCTAGAAAAGTTCTGTCTCCAATTTCATCCAACATAGGACCAGTCAAGCATCTATCATCCGATGATCGTGTTTGTCTCATTTTGTTAGACCCAAAAACTCCAAAATCAGCTTGTGAGAAGGATGAAGTTGGAATTTTTGGCACCCCTCTTGACAAATTCAATGCACTGAGCTCTAACTTGAAG GAGTCTCTTCTTCAAGAATATCTTGCATTCTTGAATATTGCTAGCAA GGAGGAGCTTATGCAGTTAAAG GGTATTGGTCAAAAAAGAGCGGAATACATCCTCGAGCTGCGGGAGCACACACCCAGACCTTTGAAATCA CTCTCTGATTTGGAGAAGATAGGCCTCTCTTGCAAACAG GTGAATGACATGTTCAGAAGAGCAGCCAGAGGAATCTTTAATTAA